The following is a genomic window from Deltaproteobacteria bacterium PRO3.
AAGACGAACACCAAGATTTTCTGTTCTTGCTCGACGGAATTTGGGAGACCGCCCAATACCAACACCTGCGAGGTCTGCTTGGGCCTGCCCGGGGTGCTGCCGGTGCTCAACCGCAAGGCGGTCGAGTTCGCCATCAAGGCCGGACTGGCCACGCACTGCACGATCGCGCGCAAGAGCGTCTTCGCCCGAAAGAACTATTTCTACCCCGACCTGCCCAAGGGCTACCAGATCAGCCAGTACGAGCTGCCGCTCTGCTCCAAGGGCTACCTCGACATCGAGGTCGACGGCCAAAAGAAGCGCGTCGGCCTGACCCGCATCCATATGGAAGAAGACGCCGGCAAGCTGGTCCACGATCTGGGCGCCTCCGACGTCAGCCACGTCGACCTCAACCGCGCCTGCACGCCGCTCATCGAGATCGTCTCCGAGCCCGACATGCGCGGCCCCAAAGAGGCCAGCGCCTACCTGAAGCGCCTGCGCGACATCCTGGTCTACCTCGAGATCTGCGACGGCAACATGGAGGAAGGCAGCTTCCGCTGCGACGCCAACGTCTCGATTCGGCCCGTCGGGCAAAAAGAATTCGGCACCCGCTGCGAGCTGAAAAACATGAACAGCTTCCGCAACGTCGAGCGCGCGATCGAGTACGAGGTCAAGCGTCAGGAGGCCCTGATCCTCGACGGAAAAAAAGTGGTGCAGGAGACGCGGCTCTGGAACGCCGACAAGGGCGTCTCCGAATCGATGCGCTCCAAGGAAGAGGCCAACGACTACCGCTATTTCCCCGACCCCGACCTGCTGCCCCTGATCGTCGAGGAGGCCTGGGTCGAGCGCCTGCGGAAGGAGCAACCCGAGCTGGCCTTCGAGAAGGCCGAGCGCTTCGCGCGGGACTACGCCATTCCGGCTTACGACGCCGAGGTCCTGACCGCCGAGAAGTCGGTGGCCCAGCATTGGGAAGCGGCCGTCAAGCTCGCCGCCGGGATCGAGCCCAAGAAGCTCAGCAACCTCTACATGACCCACCTGCTCAAGCTGCAGAAGGACGTCCCCGAGACCTTCGACCGGATTCAATCCGCGACGGTCGCCGAGGTCTTGAAAATGACCGAGGCGGGCGATATCAGCTTGGGCATGGCCAAAGAGATCCTCGACGAGGTCGCCGCCAGCGGCAAGGCCGTCGCGGACATCGTCGAAGAGAAGGGCATGAAGCAGGTCTCGGACACCGGCGCCATCGAGGCGGTGGTCGACAAGGTCCTGGCCGACAACCCGAAAAACTTGGCCGATTACCGCTCGGGCAAGGACAAGCTCTTCGGGTTCTTCGTCGGGCAGACGATGAAGGCCTTGGGCGGCAAGGCCAATCCGAAGGTCGTGAACGACATTTTGATCAAGAAACTGAAGGGATAGCTTTGAATTTTTTCACCCTACAATGGCAAGACGGCGCGGTCGTGATGATCGACCAACGCAAGCTGCCCAACCACGAGATCTACAACACCTATCGCACCCATGAGGAAGTCGCGGAGGCGATCAAGACGATGGTGGTGCGCGGCGCCCCGGCGATCGGCGTGGCGGG
Proteins encoded in this region:
- the gatB gene encoding Asp-tRNA(Asn)/Glu-tRNA(Gln) amidotransferase subunit GatB codes for the protein MTTFETVIGLEVHAQLKTNTKIFCSCSTEFGRPPNTNTCEVCLGLPGVLPVLNRKAVEFAIKAGLATHCTIARKSVFARKNYFYPDLPKGYQISQYELPLCSKGYLDIEVDGQKKRVGLTRIHMEEDAGKLVHDLGASDVSHVDLNRACTPLIEIVSEPDMRGPKEASAYLKRLRDILVYLEICDGNMEEGSFRCDANVSIRPVGQKEFGTRCELKNMNSFRNVERAIEYEVKRQEALILDGKKVVQETRLWNADKGVSESMRSKEEANDYRYFPDPDLLPLIVEEAWVERLRKEQPELAFEKAERFARDYAIPAYDAEVLTAEKSVAQHWEAAVKLAAGIEPKKLSNLYMTHLLKLQKDVPETFDRIQSATVAEVLKMTEAGDISLGMAKEILDEVAASGKAVADIVEEKGMKQVSDTGAIEAVVDKVLADNPKNLADYRSGKDKLFGFFVGQTMKALGGKANPKVVNDILIKKLKG